The Anaerotignum faecicola sequence AGGTGATCTCCAAAATGGTTACCGATACTTCTGGAAGGCCGTGGTACGCGGTAGGGAAGCTGGTCGATATTCAGACGGAGCGGGAAATCAAGGAACAGCTGGAAGCGAAGGCACAGACGGACAGCCTGACGGGAGTATACAATTCGGCCACCAGCCATCAGCGGATGAGGCAGGCGCTGATGGCGGAGGGACGGGATGGTTCGGGAGCCATGATCATCATGGACATCGACTATTTCAAGCAGATTAACGACTATCTGGGGCATTATACGGGGGATCAGGTGCTGAAGGAGACGGCCGGGATTCTAAAGGCCTGTT is a genomic window containing:
- a CDS encoding GGDEF domain-containing protein, translated to LKQKYPVFGYMISQEENHTEHECLLPGGNVRWLKVISKMVTDTSGRPWYAVGKLVDIQTEREIKEQLEAKAQTDSLTGVYNSATSHQRMRQALMAEGRDGSGAMIIMDIDYFKQINDYLGHYTGDQVLKETAGILKAC